A stretch of DNA from Pseudomonadota bacterium:
TGACGGGCAACTGCGCCATGCACGCCGCGTCCAAGCTCACCTTGGTGTCGTCCGGGCATACGGGCGTGGGCGGCTTGGTGTCGACGACGGTCACGGAGGAGGTGCACGAGGCCGTGTTGCCCGCCGAATCGCTTGCTGTGTACAAGAGCTCGCTCGAGCCCATCGGATAGTCCCCGGGCGGAGGAGCTATAACGACCGGCGTCGAGCAGTTGTCCGTCGCGGACCCCGGCGGCGGCACAAACGGAGCCGAGCGCTGTGAAACGCATTCGATCACGGCCGGGGCTGGACAGTTGATTGTTGGTGGGGTGCAGTCCTCGACCGTGACCACCACGGGCCCACACATCGCCTCCGCCTGACCATCCAAGACCTTGAGGTTCACATGGTGAGCCTTGAAGCGCCCGCTACGGGGTCCCTCGTAGGGCGGCGACGGATTCTGGCTCAGGCTCAATGCGTCGCCGTCGGGATCATACGACCCATCATCTACATCCACCCAGGCCTGGCACTGCGCGTCGGCACACGCTTCTCTGTCGCTGCATTTGGCGAGCGGGGGTCTGTTTTCGAGCTCACACGTGGAGGAACAGCCATCTCCGGCGTTGGTGTTGCCATCGTCACATTGCTCGGGTGGCTCCACGACACCGTTGCCACAGAACTGACAATCGGGATCAGCCAGATCGATGAGCCCGTCGCCGTCGTTGTCGATGCCATCGTCACAAATCTCTACAGGCCTGCAGCGCCACCAGAAACTGAACCAGTTCGAGCCCCGACGATTCCTGAACTCCAAGGTGATGGGGTACCACACGCCGGCTCGGCCGGCAATCGGTCCACTCGCCGTGCCCCCTCCCCAAGTGTCCGCCTCAACGGACAGCATTCCGGGAACATCAATGGAGCAGTAGTCATCACAGCTGACCATGAGCTCGATATCGCCGGTCGTGGGCGCCATGATGTAACCGGTCAATGTCTCGCCCCCAAGTCCCCAAATCGTTTGCCATAGAGCGGGAGCGCTAGAGTCCGCGAGACGATCTGCCGGGTACCAGCTTGGCACATTCCCGGCCGCGTGGGGCCCAAACCAAATTGGCCCTTCACCATGAACAACAGTTCCATCATTGTACTTCGCCAATAGTCCGCTGCCTCCCGTACCATCGGCACCCATCGAGAGCGCTGATCGCGGTACAAGTTCCCAATTGGGACCGCAAGACGGCTTGCACTCGCCTCGGCTCGAGACATTCACGCCCGCGGCGGCGGCATGACACGCGTTCGAGTAAGTCTTGCCATCGCAGCCACAGACGGGGTCATACAGCGCTAGGCAGAAGACGCCGGGTATCGGCATGCAGATGCCAACAGCATCGGCAACCATCCTACATTCTCCATCCCCCAACTTGCAGTAGTGGCCCTCGGCGCATGGGACGCCAGCGCTGCCCCCGCAGACGCAGCTGCCGAAAACCTCGATCTCGTAGAGCCAGCCGTGCTCGATGTCGCAGTTGTCGACAACGAAGCGTACCTTACTTGTCGTCACTGGAGCGAAGACATGCTCGGTAGGGACTGATCCAGGTCCCGGCAGTCCTTGTTTTCCTGTCTCCAGGTCTGGAAGGAGCTTCCACGTATCCGACGCGTTCTGCCAGGCGCTGCCGTCCCAGTACTCGATCCACGCCTTGCCTGCACGCGGTACATGTTCGGAGCCATGGTGCCAGGCTCGGACACGGTTGACTGTGTGCGGCGCACCTAGGTTCACAGTGGCCTGGCGAATGCCGCACGCTTCGATCCAAGGCCCCCTACCCCCCGTGAACGCCAGCCCTCTGGCCCAATGAGGATAAGCGAGCTTCCCGTCTGTCAGGTCCCAGGGTTTGGCACCTCCACCCCAGCCACGGTCCGACTCCGAGGGATCCTTCCCAAGCGCAACGTTTTCGTCACAGGAACCGGAGGTGAACTTCGCGGTCGAGAGGTTTGCAGACTCGACATCGGCGTCGCCCGTAGAGCCATCGTCATAAGGGGTCATGTCCGCTGGCCCGGCCGCGCAGGCACAGGCAGACAGCCAGGTCGATGATACGCAAAGCAGAATCGTACGCATTGTAGTCTTGGTCATGGATAACTCGTCCTGTGTTTCCTCTGGATGAGGTCGTAGACGTGGCACCAGTCACCACTCGATGTGGAGTGTCCAGCCTGATCCCGATCTGTGGCTACCACGCTGTTGCATGCCTTGCGTGCTCTTGCGTCGAGCCACATGGGACAGGTTCTCTTGCTCGTGCTGCGGGCAAGCGTCCAGCGGCATGGCAGGTACTGTTCCGGTAGAATCCGGGCGTGAAACCCAGGGTCTTTCGAAAGATCTTGTTCATATGTGATTGGTTGGCGAAGCCGATTTCTGTGGCAATGTGGGCTAGGCCATCAGCGGGCCTTGTCCGAATTGCGTCCAGAGCTCGCCCTACCATCACCCGATGCCGAAACTCCGAAGGCGGCCTGCCATGCTCGAACCTGAAGGCGCGGGTGAGCTCATGCGGCTTGATGTCACGATCCGTGCAGAATGCGCCGGAGCTCGCAGTCGCCGGACAATCGACACGCATTGCCCTGAAGTCCTGTACTTCTAGGCTACGACGGTGCACCCGACGTGCCGATGGACCCGCGGCTTGAAGGCGTATCGTGCTGCGTTGCTCGAAGAAATCGGAGACGCGCTCTTGCGCCTCGAGCTCGTCCGCTTTACTGTCTTGGCTGGTGCTCCGGCTGAGTACCTGCACCACGTTGCGCAGCGCCTGCCATAGTTGCAGGCATTCCAGTTGCTGGCGTAGCGGTCTGGGCTCGGAGAGACCCCAACCCTTCAAGACATCAGGCTCAAACATGAGAACGTGGAAATCCGCTTCGGGCATTTGCTCGGTGACGTGGATGTCGCCGGGAAGCAGCACCATCAGGGACTTGCGCTGCATGCCGTAGGTCTTGCGTCCGACTCGCCACTTTTGTGGCGGCCATGTTCCCATTCGCACGCTTATGCATAACGTGAATCGGCTATGCGCCACCGACCACAGGCGCGTGGAACGCGTCACAGTCCAGTGCTCTATGCCCAGATCCGGGAAGTAAGCGATATCTACCTGCTCGTCACTGCAGGCTCGAGGATCAGGACCACAGGAGGCGAGCTCCTTTTCGGATGGCGTGGTCACTTCCCTCTTCATTGCATTCCCCGAGCTCGCGAAGGCGACACGATCCCCACGCGCCCGCAAGTACCCGTAAAACGGACGGCTCGGGTGAGTCAAGAGCCCGCGAGACAAAAAACTGCAAGAACATACAAGGCTCTCTCAGCCTACAACCAGTCGTGGTAACCCGATGAGCGTGACGTCCGGGTACTCCAGGAAGGCCGTTTCCCGTGCTCTGCGTGGCGAACGTGACGAGTCATGGGGTGCTCCGCTTTCAGTGCGGTCACGAAAAAAAGAGTTGCTGCCGGAGAAAACTGGTCGCATAGTCGGCCGTTACCAAATCCTGGGCAGAGCGCAGTCCCGGTACTTGCACTGCTTGTGCCGAACGGAGAGGTCAGGGGAAAACGGAATGGGGAAGAAAGTTGCGCTAAACGTTGCAGCGCCTGCCTTTATTTGCATGAGCGGGGCGGCGAAGCGTCTCAGTGAGCTCTGCTGCGGTGAGTATCGTCCTTAAGGGGTAAGCAGCGTGGCGGTACAACACACGACGCGTGGATATGGTGGGCGCTCTTTGGCGCACGCGAAACAGCCGGAGTGCGCAGGCACTGAGCGTCGGACGAGTGCGGCGGCATTGATTCTGTGTCTTGTTGGGGGTGCTGCAGCGTGTGCGGAGCAGGGCGGCGATGGGGGTCCACAACAGCCAGGTCTGTCTCGCGCTGAGCTGAGGAAGCCGCCCGCCGGTTCGCAGCCCAAGGCTCCTTCGTCTTCAGGAAGCGCGCGTGGTCGCTGTGGCTCCGGCTACCGAGTCATTGAGGGTACGCCTGGTGATGACAGGCTTGTCGGCTCCGACGAGCCAGATTGCATTCTGGGACTTTCTGGCAATGACGAAATTCTTGGTGGGGATGGCGCTGATTTGATCTTTGGTGGCCCTGGGCACGATTCGATCCATGGCGGCGAAGGCGCGGATCGTATCGAAGGTGGACCCGGGGACGACGTGATTCTGGGTGGGGATGACGAGGACCGAATCTCCGGAGGAGACGGCCACGATCTCGTTTCCGGCGGAGAGGATCGCGACCGGGTCGACCTTGGGCCTGGCAACGACGTGGCCGTCCTTGATGAGGATGACGACGAAGAAACGGACGAGCGCGACATCGTCGACGGAGGTGCGGGCAAGGACGCCTGCCGCGGCAACAGCTGCGAGCTGCCCGCGCCCCGCCAAGGGCAGTGCGGCACCGTCGACGGGGACCTGGGCAGCTACGGTGATACCGACGAAGGCCCTCGGCCACGGATGCGTGGTCCCGGAAGCAGCAAAGGCAAGCGCGGCGCAGCCGCAGGGGCGGGCAGGGAGGCAGGGAAGACCGACCGAAACAACGATACCGATGAAGGCGCGGACGAACGCCCGCGCACCTGTCCGACGGGGAAGCGCTGCGAGCTCGGTCTGGGTATCTGTGTCGCCTGCCGTCACGATGCTGAGTGCAATGATGCGGGCAACGTGTGCACGCACGATGTTTGCGCGCCCACGGAGGGCTGCTCGAACCCTCCAGTCACGGACGGAACCCTGTGCCTTGACCAAACGGTGTGCAACGGCACGGAGACGTGCAGAGCGGGCTTGTGCACACCGGGTACGCCACTCGATTGCGACGATCGAAACGTCTGCACCGACGACAGCTGTGATGCCGCGACCGGTTGCGTTCACGTCGACAACGCCTCGCCATGCGACGACGCCGATCTTTGCACGCAGGTAGATACCTGCCGGTCGGGCACGTGTGTTGGCAGGGATCCGGTTGTCTGCGTTGCGCTCGATCAATGCCACGAGATCGGGATCTGCGATCCGGGTACCGGCATTTGCTCCAACCCCGCCAAGCCCGACGGCACGACGTGCATCGACGGGGATGCCTGCACGCGGACTGACGTGTGCCGGGCCGGAGTGTGCGTGGGCATCAACCCCGTCGTCTGCGTGGCTCAAGATCAATGCCACGTGGCGGGCACGTGTGACTCCGCCAACGGGGTGTGCTCCAACCCAGCCAAGGCCGACGGGGCTGTCTGCGATGACGGCAGCCTGTGTACCCGGAAGGACACGTGTGTGGCGGGCGCATGTTCGGGCGATGATCCTGTTGTCTGTCCGGAAGAGACCTGTCGGGAGCTGTGGACTTGCGCACCAGCGAGCGGCGAGTGCTTCGCCTCTACCAAGCCTGATGCAGCTCTGTGCGTGGACCGGATGGTCATCGGACGGGTGCTGTCGGACCACACGGGCTTCGCCTTGGCCGGAGCCAGCGTGCGTTCGGTCGAGACCAGCACAACAACCCGCGCGGACGGCCGCTACAACTTGGCGACGGACCAATCCAATCTCACCGTGGTCGCGCAGCTGGCCGGCTTCACTTCGGTCGCCCGGGCCGTCGCGATCCAGCCTGATGTGGGTTCGGTGGCTGTCGATGCGCGCCTAACGCCATTGGCCAACCCGGTCGAGGTGGGACCCGGGGGGGCAACGCTGAACGCCAGATTGTCTCGATGGCCGAGCGCTGCAGCCGAAGCGACTCTTACAGTGCATCCGGGTGCCTTTCCGGGGCCAACCAGTCTGCGTTTGACGCCGCTGTCTGCGCAGGGGTTGCCCGCCCGGCTTCCGCTCGGCTGGTCACCACTGGCAGCGCTCGACCTGAGGGCCGGGGATGCGGCGCTGCTGCAGGGCAACCTGACGTTTGACATCGACGGCTTGCCCGAGGGTCCTGCGCTTGTTGTCAGGTACGAGCCCGACAACGTGGTTTGGCGAGTGATGAGCGCACCCAATCTGGCGGCCGGCGGCACGCTTCATCTCGAGCTCAGTCAGCTCGGCAGCTACGCCGTGGTCAGCAGCGATGACGGTGGGCCTGTTCACCCTGCGGTCGGCGATCCACTGACCGGC
This window harbors:
- a CDS encoding HYR domain-containing protein encodes the protein MAPTTGDIELMVSCDDYCSIDVPGMLSVEADTWGGGTASGPIAGRAGVWYPITLEFRNRRGSNWFSFWWRCRPVEICDDGIDNDGDGLIDLADPDCQFCGNGVVEPPEQCDDGNTNAGDGCSSTCELENRPPLAKCSDREACADAQCQAWVDVDDGSYDPDGDALSLSQNPSPPYEGPRSGRFKAHHVNLKVLDGQAEAMCGPVVVTVEDCTPPTINCPAPAVIECVSQRSAPFVPPPGSATDNCSTPVVIAPPPGDYPMGSSELLYTASDSAGNTASCTSSVTVVDTKPPTPVCPDDTKVSLDAACMAQLPVTVMAIDACEGELRDSHNYQFTSPGSDTHYFLFSDPSGNSASCSQTVTAVDGMSPHVSCSFEQVCEPKDRSDCDSDEDEAQRVRFTVQDNCDATPAMQAMIVCGTQQIPVSDGQLVKIEIEADGDGGEGCEVDLEEGVLELEGPSARLVVNGQDASGNVGQCSASFPRRDK
- a CDS encoding AraC family transcriptional regulator, with the translated sequence MKREVTTPSEKELASCGPDPRACSDEQVDIAYFPDLGIEHWTVTRSTRLWSVAHSRFTLCISVRMGTWPPQKWRVGRKTYGMQRKSLMVLLPGDIHVTEQMPEADFHVLMFEPDVLKGWGLSEPRPLRQQLECLQLWQALRNVVQVLSRSTSQDSKADELEAQERVSDFFEQRSTIRLQAAGPSARRVHRRSLEVQDFRAMRVDCPATASSGAFCTDRDIKPHELTRAFRFEHGRPPSEFRHRVMVGRALDAIRTRPADGLAHIATEIGFANQSHMNKIFRKTLGFTPGFYRNSTCHAAGRLPAARAREPVPCGSTQEHARHATAW